The proteins below are encoded in one region of Manis javanica isolate MJ-LG chromosome 8, MJ_LKY, whole genome shotgun sequence:
- the DIO3 gene encoding thyroxine 5-deiodinase, producing the protein MPRQAARPSVAGEGSGSRGASGAAATMLRSLLLHSLRLCAQTASCLVLFPRFLGTAFMLWLLDFLCIRKHLLGRGHRGQPEPEVELTGDGEEVPPDDPPVCVSDDNRLCTLASLKAVWHGQKLDFFKQAHEGGPAPNSEVVLPEGFRSQHILDYARGTRPLVLNFGSCTUPPFMARMSAFQRLVTKYQHDVDFLIIYIEEAHPSDGWVTTDSPYSIPQHRNLEDRVIAARVLQQGAPSCSLVLDTMANSSSSAYGAYFERLYVVQSGTIMYQGGRGPDGYQVSELRFWLERYDEQLRSAQPRRV; encoded by the coding sequence ATGCCTCGCCAGGCCGCCCGGCCCAGCGTGGCGGGAGAAGGCAGCGGGTCCCGGGGGGCTTCGGGGGCCGCAGCCACCATGCTCCGCTCCCTGCTGCTTCACTCCCTGAGGCTGTGCGCCCAGACCGCCTCGTGCCTCGTGCTCTTCCCGCGCTTCCTCGGCACGGCCTTCATGCTCTGGCTGCTCGACTTCTTGTGCATCCGCAAGCATCTCCTGGGTCGCGGCCACCGGGGGCAGCCCGAACCTGAAGTGGAGCTCACCGGTGATGGCGAGGAGGTTCCTCCCGACGACCCGCCCGTCTGCGTGTCCGACGACAACCGCCTGTGCACCCTGGCGTCGCTGAAGGCCGTGTGGCACGGCCAGAAGTTGGATTTCTTCAAGCAGGCGCATGAGGGCGGTCCCGCACCCAACTCCGAAGTGGTCCTGCCCGAGGGCTTCCGGAGCCAGCACATCCTCGACTACGCGCGAGGAACCCGCCCACTGGTGCTCAATTTTGGCAGCTGCACCTGACCACCGTTCATGGCGCGAATGAGCGCCTTCCAGCGCCTGGTTACCAAGTACCAGCACGACGTCGACTTCCTCATTATCTACATTGAGGAAGCGCACCCCTCCGATGGCTGGGTGACCACAGACTCCCCTTACAGCATCCCGCAGCACAGAAACCTGGAGGACCGGGTCATCGCAGCACGGGTACTGCAGCAAGGTGCACCCAGCTGCTCTCTCGTCCTAGACACCATGGCCAACTCCAGCAGCTCGGCCTATGGCGCCTACTTCGAGCGCCTCTACGTTGTCCAGAGTGGCACCATTATGTACCAGGGCGGCCGTGGCCCCGACGGCTATCAGGTCTCCGAGCTGCGTTTCTGGCTGGAGCGCTATGATGAGCAACTGCGCAGCGCACAGCCCCGTCGAGTGTAA